The Rugosibacter aromaticivorans region TGTCGCGGGTGCCAATGCCGAGTTGATCGCGCGCCTGCGTATCCTGACGGATCATCATCATTTCGACGCAGTGTATCTGTGGGGCCCGGCGGGTTGCGGCAAGAGCCATTTGCTCGCTGCCACAGCCAATGCTGCAGACGCCAAGCGTCCGGTCATTTTTTTGCCGGTTGAAAAAGTCGGCGCTGACGTGACGGTGGCCAGTGGCGGTTTGCTGGTGATAGACGAGATCCAGAAGCTGGATGAAGAGGGCCAGCGCGCTTTATTTCGACTCTTTAACACCGCCCGTTTTCTGGGTCTTGCCTTGTTGTTATCGGGCACAGAGCCGCCCATGCAGCTGGCATTGCGTGAAGACCTGCGCACGCGCATCGGCCAGATGTTGATCTATGAAATCCATCGGCTGAGTGATGAAGAAAAAGCCGCTGCATTAGCGCATCATGCGCAATTGCGCGGCATGCTGATGGATCCCGGTGTTGTGCAGTATTTATTGCGCCACGGCCGTCGCGATCTGCCATCGCTGATGCATATGCTGGAAAGTCTTGACCGCATTTCGCTGGCACAGCATCGGCCGCTGACCGTACCGCTGGTGCGCGAGCTGATGCAAACCACGCTGGATACTGATTTGTCATGAAATCGATGTTGAACCTCGCTTTATTTGACCTGGATAACACGCTGTTGGCAGGTGATTCTGATTTTGAATGGGCGCAATTTTTGATTGCCAAAGGTGTGTTGGATGCCGAGCTGCACGCCGCCATGAATGAGGAATTTTTTCGCCAGTACAAAGACGGCACGCTGGATATTCATGCGTTCCTGGATTTTCAGCTCGCCCCCTTGGCGCGGCATACGCGGTGTGAGCTGGATGCCTGGCATGCAGAGTTCATGACCACGCGCATTCGCCCGATCATCACGGCGGCCGCTCGGCAACGAGTGGCGCAACATGCCGCGAATGGCGATTTGCTGGCGATGGTCACAGCGACTAACAGTTTTGTCACCGGCCCGATCTGCCGCGAGTTGGGTATTCCGCATCTGGTGGCAACGATTCCCGCGCAGGCTGAGGGCGTTTTTTCAGGCCAGCCGCGCGGTCTGCCTGCTTTTCGTGAAGGCAAGGTAGCCCGCGTGGAAGCCTGGCTTGAATCGATGGGATTATGGTGGGGCAGTTTTGCGCAGTCCTGGTTTTACAGTGATTCGCACAATGATTTGCCCCTCTTAGAAAAAGTAACCCATCCGGTGGCTGTTGACGCCGATGACACTCTCATTAACATAGCCACCACGCGTGGCTGGCCGAGTATCAGCCTGCGTGATTAGTGCCAAGGTGAATGGGCTACGTCTCCATGACTGACAAACTCAGTTGATGCCTTGGCCCGCCAGATACTCTTCATACGTGCCGCGATAGTCGATGATGGTGCGGTCAGGCTTGATGTCGATGATGCGCGTGGCGAGCGAAGAGACAAACTCGCGGTCATGCGAGACAAAAATCAGCGTGCCGGCAAATTTATCGAGTGCAGTGTTGAGCGATTCGATGGATTCCATGTCGAGGTGATTGGTCGGTTCATCCATCAGCAGCACGTTGTTTCTGAGCAGCATGAGTTTGCCTAGCAGCATGCGGACTTGCTCACCGCCAGACAGCACGTTGACGGATTTTTTTGCGTCGTCGCCAGAGAAAAGAAGCCGTCCGAGCGTGCCGCGAATCAGGGTTTCCACATCGCCACCATCGTAACCCCCGGCACGCACCCATTGGGCAATCCATTCGGTGAGGAGCGTGGTGGAAGAAAAGTCGCTCGCGTGATCTTGCGCGAACACACCGGGGCGGGCTTTTTCGGCCCACTTCACACGGCCGCCTTGCGGCGTCAAGCCGCCCAACGCCTCACCGGCCAACAGGCGCAACAGGGTCGTTTTGCCGACGCCGTTCTCGCCGATGATCGCGATCTTGTCGCCGGCCTCGATGCTCAGCGACAGCGATTTAATGATCGGCACCTTCGGTTCATAGCCAAAACCCAGATTTTCGATTTCACACGCCAGACGATGCAGCTTTTCCTTTTCGTCGTAGTCGAAGCGTATC contains the following coding sequences:
- the hda gene encoding DnaA regulatory inactivator Hda — translated: MTLQQQLLLDLQLDQPPTLENFVAGANAELIARLRILTDHHHFDAVYLWGPAGCGKSHLLAATANAADAKRPVIFLPVEKVGADVTVASGGLLVIDEIQKLDEEGQRALFRLFNTARFLGLALLLSGTEPPMQLALREDLRTRIGQMLIYEIHRLSDEEKAAALAHHAQLRGMLMDPGVVQYLLRHGRRDLPSLMHMLESLDRISLAQHRPLTVPLVRELMQTTLDTDLS
- a CDS encoding HAD family hydrolase; this encodes MNLALFDLDNTLLAGDSDFEWAQFLIAKGVLDAELHAAMNEEFFRQYKDGTLDIHAFLDFQLAPLARHTRCELDAWHAEFMTTRIRPIITAAARQRVAQHAANGDLLAMVTATNSFVTGPICRELGIPHLVATIPAQAEGVFSGQPRGLPAFREGKVARVEAWLESMGLWWGSFAQSWFYSDSHNDLPLLEKVTHPVAVDADDTLINIATTRGWPSISLRD